In Anaerolineae bacterium, a single genomic region encodes these proteins:
- the leuD gene encoding 3-isopropylmalate dehydratase small subunit, which translates to MQPFTRLTSPVVPLPREDVNTDDIIPAQYLKGTTKDGLAQGLFARWRYRPDGAPEPDFPLNAPQYAGARILLTGANFGSGSSREHAVWALTQWGFRAILAPSFADIFYNNAVQNGLLPARLTPEHIRALFAWVETHPGQAVTVDLVEQTVRLHDGETMPFTVDPFARTCLLEGMDELDYLLRHLPQIETYERTHGKGALTIPATTIQPE; encoded by the coding sequence ATGCAACCTTTCACCCGTCTGACCTCGCCTGTGGTGCCCCTTCCGCGCGAAGATGTCAACACCGATGACATCATCCCCGCCCAGTACCTCAAAGGCACGACCAAGGACGGTCTGGCCCAGGGGCTTTTCGCCCGCTGGCGCTACCGTCCGGACGGCGCCCCGGAGCCGGACTTTCCCCTCAACGCYCCACAGTACGCCGGGGCCCGCATCCTGCTCACCGGGGCCAACTTCGGCAGCGGCTCCTCGCGGGAGCACGCYGTGTGGGCCCTCACCCAATGGGGCTTTCGGGCCATCCTGGCGCCTTCCTTTGCCGATATCTTCTACAACAACGCCGTGCAAAATGGCCTGCTCCCGGCCCGTCTGACGCCGGAGCACATCCGCGCCCTGTTTGCCTGGGTGGAAACGCACCCCGGCCAGGCCGTGACGGTGGACCTTGTCGAGCAAACGGTGCGCCTGCATGACGGGGAGACGATGCCCTTTACCGTGGACCCCTTCGCCCGCACCTGCTTGCTGGAGGGCATGGACGAACTGGACTATCTGTTACGCCATCTTCCGCAAATCGAGACGTACGAGCGTACCCACGGCAAGGGCGCGCTCACCATTCCGGCTACGACCATCCAACCGGAGTGA